In Paramormyrops kingsleyae isolate MSU_618 chromosome 5, PKINGS_0.4, whole genome shotgun sequence, one DNA window encodes the following:
- the LOC111848524 gene encoding caskin-2-like isoform X5 — MGKEQELLQAVKNGDLPSAQKLVAKVKASRSKLLGSTKRLNVNYQDSDGFSALHHAALTGTIDLMSLLLEAQATVDIKDSNGMRPLHYAAWQGKADSVLMLLRSGASVNGASLDGQIPLHLAAQYGHYEVSEMLLQHQSNPCLVNKVKKTPLDLACEFGRLKVTQLLLNSNMIGALLEGERRDDSESSANTPLHLAARNGHKDIIRMLLKAGIDINRTTKAGTALHEAALYGKTEVVRLLLDAGIDVNIRNTYNQTALDIVNQFTTSHASKDIKQLLRDATGFLQVRALKDFWNLHDPTALNIRAGDIIMVLEQHMDGRWKGHIHDSQRGTDRVGYFPPSIVEVISRRAGGTLSRHASLPNQRQLFLSRTPLATSLSSAPQSDDSYMLYATPSHLTLPRTNGLDDNAAGDRNSVGSTGSVGSTRSAGSGQSTESSHAPNGAQHAAGAGDLSKQLPPVCDQMVQKLSSGSDPVKQPDPLQGGSRRQNLNSLRAVEQGFTQQFVRPEQLLEGRDAEAIYQWLSEFQLEQYTGNFLSAGYDVPTISRMTPEDLTAIGVTKPGHRKKISIEIGNLSIPEWLPDYMPSDLTEWLSAIGLPQYHKKLSENGYDSISIVKDITWEDLQEIGITKLGHQKKIMLAVKRLSDIQKAHSQAEAGQGTLRRKLPAALDLVAIESLESGECPSPHTPKMLTFQDSELSAELQSAMCGSYSGCQDGLAMRSVAAMSVSQESIGTRSRGSGHSQEPPASGATRSRSQESLGSGDSGGSRSNGSPGKERNIPEGRDQRQALQPKMELFQQTAPSATPPHTPSKAPGFIYPSIPAKPMSGGSLALAYQGTSQGPTAKKAFSYLQSHCGSSDAPGAPRLPVNGDSLRPKKRTQSLTRYALSDGEPDDDELPATPSGTLASYATLTRRPGRSQLARLHSTPEGTVGRSQSFAIRARRKGPPPPPPKRLSSVSGGTSSETPAAVPSSGVEVDSAGSVKSISAMLDPTGSRVGTTPVPCRLDKPGPTKELAATPKPASPVPPPKPALPAELREPAGGRRRTVSEPAACETNEGRADSGVHSDMEEDSRVGPDMESSSSPQHSSSECIPFAEEGNLTIKQRPKTGGPLKPDSTSKDPEKAQVVKTPDVPEFNLKESDTVKRRHKAKDKDPPKEEAPPAGQPSGAHPESDDAVSRRIAEIEKSLLSLEKGSSAGRPEKPPLSPKPASPEKPPSVPLQVPASPSARVPNVTLSVVQSVAFVASSPEPGLSHLLSPHDSAPVTGRVGVSLGRQPGPTSSTVVVKRLEQTSSSLEAALKAVERKLTLEGSTDSSASMAKSAGNILDDIGNMFDDLADQLDAMLD; from the exons ATTTTCGGCTCTTCACCACGCTGCTCTTACCGGCACCATAGACCTCATGTCGCTGCTGTTGGAGGCCCAAGCCACGGTGGACATCAAGGACAGCAACG GCATGCGGCCTCTGCATTACGCCGCTTGGCAGGGCAAGGCCGACTCTGTGCTGATGCTGCTTCGCTCCGGGGCCTCGGTCAACGGTGCCTCGCTGGACGGGCAGATTCCACTGCACCTGGCTGCCCAGTACGGCCACTACGAGGTG TCTGAGATGCTACTTCAGCACCAGTCGAACCCGTGCTTGGTCAACAAGGTTAAGAAGACCCCCCTGGACCTCGCCTGTGAGTTCGGTAGGCTGAAG gtcaccCAACTGCTCCTTAACAGTAACATGATCGGGGCCCTTTTGGAAGGAGAGAGGAGGGATGACTCAGAGTCCTCTGCCAACACGCCCCTGCACCTGGCTGCCCGCAATGGACACAAAGACATCATCAG GATGCTCCTGAAAGCAGGCATTGACATTAACAGGACCACCAAGGCTGGCACCGCTTTGCATGAGGCCGCCCTCTATGGGAAGACTGAAGTAGTGCGGCTGCTGCTGGAT GCCGGAATTGACGTCAACATCCGGAATACCTACAACCAGACGGCGCTGGACATCGTCAACCAGTTCACCACCTCGCATGCCAGCAAGGACATCAAGCAGCTCCTCCGAG ACGCTACTGGCTTCCTGCAGGTGAGAGCACTGAAAGACTTCTGGAATCTACACGACCCCACGGCCCTCAACATCCGAGCTGGGGACATTATCATG GTGCTGGAGCAGCACATGGACGGCCGCTGGAAGGGGCACATCCACGACAGCCAGAGGGGCACCGACCGTGTCGGCTACTTCCCCCCCTCCATCGTCGAGGTTATCAGCCGGCGTGCAG ggggcaccctCTCCAGGCACGCCTCCCTACCCAACCAGCGCCAGCTGTTCCTATCCAGAACACCCCTTGCCACCAGTCTGAGCTCCGCCCCCCAGTCTGATGACTCCTACATGTTGTACGCAACCCCCTCTCACCTCACCTTGCCCCGCACCAACGGCCTGGATGACAATGCAG CTGGGGACAGGAACAGCGTGGGCAGTACGGGCAGTGTGGGAAGCACTCGCAGTGCCGGAAGCGGGCAGAGCACGGAGAGCAGCCACGCCCCCAACGGCGCGCAGCACGCCGCCGGAGCCGGCGACCTCAGCAAG CAGCTTCCCCctgtctgtgatcagatggtACAGAAGCTCAGCTCAGGATCTGACCCAGTCAAGCAACCCGACCCGCTTCAAG GTGGCTCACGGCGACAGAACCTGAACAGCCTGAGAGCTGTGGAGCAGGGCTTCACCCAGCAGTTTGTCCGTCCTGAGCAGCTCCTCGAGGGCAGG gaTGCAGAGGCCATCTACCAGTGGCTGAGTGAGTTTCAGTTGGAGCAGTACACAGGCAACTTCCTCAGCGCTGGCTACGACGTGCCCACCATCAGCCGCATGACGCCTGAG GACCTTACTGCCATCGGGGTGACCAAACCAGGCCATCGCAAGAAGATCTCCATAGAGATCGGAAACCTGAGCATCCCAGAGTGGCTGCCGGACTACATGCCG TCGGACCTCACTGAGTGGCTCAGCGCCATCGGGCTGCCTCAGTACCACAAGAAGCTGTCAGAGAATGGCTATGACTCCATCAGCATCGTGAAGGACATCACCTGGGAGGACTTGCAGGAGATTGGCATCACCAAGCTGG GCCACCAGAAGAAGATAATGCTGGCAGTGAAGAGGCTGTCTGACATCCAGAAAGCCCACAGCCAGGCAGAGGCGGGCCAGGGAACGCTGCGCCGGAAGCTGCCCGCTGCGCTGGACTTGGTGGCCATTGAGTCCCTGGAGAGCGGGGAGTGTCCCTCACCCCACACGCCCAAGATGCTGACTTTCCAGGACAGCGAGCTGAGTGCCGAGCTGCAGAGCGCCATGTGCGGCTCCTACAGCGGCTGTCAGGACGGATTAGCCATGCGGAGCGTGGCGGCCATGTCCGTCAGCCAGGAGAGCATCGGCACGCGCTCGCGGGGCTCGGGACACTCCCAGGAGCCACCGGCCTCGGGGGCCACACGCAGCCGCTCTCAGGAGAGCCTGGGCAGTGGGGACAGCGGGGGCAGCCGCTCGAATGGCAGCCCGGGGAAGGAGCGCAACATTCCTGAAGGCCGGGACCAGCGGCAGGCCCTGCAGCCCAAGATGGAGCTTTTTCAGCAGACCGCCCCCAGTGCGACGCCTCCCCACACCCCCAGCAAGGCGCCGGGGTTCATATACCCATCCATACCGGCGAAGCCCATGTCCGGCGGCTCTTTGGCCCTGGCTTACCAGGGCACCTCCCAGGGCCCCACTGCTAAGAAGGCCTTCAGCTACCTGCAGTCCCACTGTGGCAGCTCTGACGCACCGGGGGCACCCAGGCTGCCAGTGAACGGTGACTCCCTGAGGCCCAAGAAGCGCACCCAGAGCCTGACGCGCTACGCGCTGTCGGACGGCGAGCCCGATGACGATGAGCTGCCGGCTACGCCCTCGGGGACCCTAGCATCCTACGCCACCCTGACACGGCGGCCGGGCCGCAGCCAGCTAGCCCGCCTGCACTCCACCCCAGAGGGCACCGTCGGCCGCAGTCAGTCGTTTGCCATCCGAGCGCGGCGGAAGGGACCTCCCCCACCTCCGCCGAAACGACTGAGCTCGGTGAGTGGCGGGACCAGCTCTGAAACGCCCGCAGCAGTGCCCTCCAGTGGAGTGGAGGTGGATAGTGCAGGCAGCGTGAAAAGCATATCGGCCATGCTGGACCCCACGGGTTCCCGTGTGGGAACAACCCCGGTGCCCTGCAGACTGGACAAGCCAGGGCCAACAAAGGAACTCGCGGCTACCCCGAAACCTGCCTCCCCGGTGCCGCCTCCAAAGCCAGCGCTACCAGCAGAGCTGAGGGAGCCAGCAGGAGGCCGGAGGCGGACGGTGAGCGAGCCGGCAGCGTGTGAGACCAACGAGGGCAGGGCCGACAGCGGCGTGCACTCCGACATGGAGGAGGACAGCAGGGTTGGGCCGGACATGGAGAGCTCCTCATCGCCTCAGCACAGCTCCAGCGAGTGCATCCCCTTTGCTGAGGAGGGCAACCTCACCATCAAGCAGCGGCCCAAGACCGGTGGGCCCCTGAAGCCGGATTCCACTAGTAAAGATCCTGAGAAGGCCCAGGTGGTCAAGACCCCCGACGTCCCCGAGTTCAATCTGAAGGAGTCGGACACGGTCAAGCGGCGCCATAAGGCCAAAGACAAGGATCCCCCAAAGGAGgaggcgccacctgctggccagccTAGCGGGGCACATCCAGAGAGTGACGACGCGGTCAGCCGGAGGATCGCCGAGATCGAGAAGAGCCTTCTCAGCTTAGAGAAGGGGAGTTCGGCTGGACGGCCGGAAAAGCCCCCCCTCTCCCCGAAACCCGCCAGTCCTGAGAAACCCCCTTCTGTGCCTCTTCAGGTCCCTGCGTCACCCTCAG CTCGAGTCCCCAATGTGACCCTCAGCGTGGTGCAGAGCGTGGCCTTCGTGGCCTCCTCACCTGAGCCCGGCCTTTCCCACCTGCTGAGCCCTCACGACTCGGCCCCGGTGACAGGGAGGGTGGGTGTGTCTCTGGGCCGGCAGCCGGGCCCGACCTCCAGCACGGTGGTGGTGAAGCGCCTGGAGCAGACCAGCAGCTCCCTGGAAGCGGCACTGAAGGCCGTAGAGAGGAAGCTGACACTAGAGGGCAGCACTGACAG TTCTGCCAGCATGGCGAAGTCCGCTGGAAACATCCTGGATGACATTGGGAACATGTTTGACGACCTGGCTGACCAGCTGGATGCCATGCTGGACTGA
- the LOC111848524 gene encoding caskin-2-like isoform X6, translating into MGKEQELLQAVKNGDLPSAQKLVAKVKASRSKLLGSTKRLNVNYQDSDGFSALHHAALTGTIDLMSLLLEAQATVDIKDSNGMRPLHYAAWQGKADSVLMLLRSGASVNGASLDGQIPLHLAAQYGHYEVSEMLLQHQSNPCLVNKVKKTPLDLACEFGRLKVTQLLLNSNMIGALLEGERRDDSESSANTPLHLAARNGHKDIIRMLLKAGIDINRTTKAGTALHEAALYGKTEVVRLLLDAGIDVNIRNTYNQTALDIVNQFTTSHASKDIKQLLRDATGFLQVRALKDFWNLHDPTALNIRAGDIIMVLEQHMDGRWKGHIHDSQRGTDRVGYFPPSIVEVISRRAGMRAGSPALLSEPACPSEDIWVLRNSVAAGDRNSVGSTGSVGSTRSAGSGQSTESSHAPNGAQHAAGAGDLSKQLPPVCDQMVQKLSSGSDPVKQPDPLQGGSRRQNLNSLRAVEQGFTQQFVRPEQLLEGRDAEAIYQWLSEFQLEQYTGNFLSAGYDVPTISRMTPEDLTAIGVTKPGHRKKISIEIGNLSIPEWLPDYMPSDLTEWLSAIGLPQYHKKLSENGYDSISIVKDITWEDLQEIGITKLGHQKKIMLAVKRLSDIQKAHSQAEAGQGTLRRKLPAALDLVAIESLESGECPSPHTPKMLTFQDSELSAELQSAMCGSYSGCQDGLAMRSVAAMSVSQESIGTRSRGSGHSQEPPASGATRSRSQESLGSGDSGGSRSNGSPGKERNIPEGRDQRQALQPKMELFQQTAPSATPPHTPSKAPGFIYPSIPAKPMSGGSLALAYQGTSQGPTAKKAFSYLQSHCGSSDAPGAPRLPVNGDSLRPKKRTQSLTRYALSDGEPDDDELPATPSGTLASYATLTRRPGRSQLARLHSTPEGTVGRSQSFAIRARRKGPPPPPPKRLSSVSGGTSSETPAAVPSSGVEVDSAGSVKSISAMLDPTGSRVGTTPVPCRLDKPGPTKELAATPKPASPVPPPKPALPAELREPAGGRRRTVSEPAACETNEGRADSGVHSDMEEDSRVGPDMESSSSPQHSSSECIPFAEEGNLTIKQRPKTGGPLKPDSTSKDPEKAQVVKTPDVPEFNLKESDTVKRRHKAKDKDPPKEEAPPAGQPSGAHPESDDAVSRRIAEIEKSLLSLEKGSSAGRPEKPPLSPKPASPEKPPSVPLQVPASPSARVPNVTLSVVQSVAFVASSPEPGLSHLLSPHDSAPVTGRVGVSLGRQPGPTSSTVVVKRLEQTSSSLEAALKAVERKLTLEGSTDSSASMAKSAGNILDDIGNMFDDLADQLDAMLD; encoded by the exons ATTTTCGGCTCTTCACCACGCTGCTCTTACCGGCACCATAGACCTCATGTCGCTGCTGTTGGAGGCCCAAGCCACGGTGGACATCAAGGACAGCAACG GCATGCGGCCTCTGCATTACGCCGCTTGGCAGGGCAAGGCCGACTCTGTGCTGATGCTGCTTCGCTCCGGGGCCTCGGTCAACGGTGCCTCGCTGGACGGGCAGATTCCACTGCACCTGGCTGCCCAGTACGGCCACTACGAGGTG TCTGAGATGCTACTTCAGCACCAGTCGAACCCGTGCTTGGTCAACAAGGTTAAGAAGACCCCCCTGGACCTCGCCTGTGAGTTCGGTAGGCTGAAG gtcaccCAACTGCTCCTTAACAGTAACATGATCGGGGCCCTTTTGGAAGGAGAGAGGAGGGATGACTCAGAGTCCTCTGCCAACACGCCCCTGCACCTGGCTGCCCGCAATGGACACAAAGACATCATCAG GATGCTCCTGAAAGCAGGCATTGACATTAACAGGACCACCAAGGCTGGCACCGCTTTGCATGAGGCCGCCCTCTATGGGAAGACTGAAGTAGTGCGGCTGCTGCTGGAT GCCGGAATTGACGTCAACATCCGGAATACCTACAACCAGACGGCGCTGGACATCGTCAACCAGTTCACCACCTCGCATGCCAGCAAGGACATCAAGCAGCTCCTCCGAG ACGCTACTGGCTTCCTGCAGGTGAGAGCACTGAAAGACTTCTGGAATCTACACGACCCCACGGCCCTCAACATCCGAGCTGGGGACATTATCATG GTGCTGGAGCAGCACATGGACGGCCGCTGGAAGGGGCACATCCACGACAGCCAGAGGGGCACCGACCGTGTCGGCTACTTCCCCCCCTCCATCGTCGAGGTTATCAGCCGGCGTGCAG GTATGCGAGCCGGCAGCCCCGCCCTCCTCTCTGAGCCGGCTTGTCCCAGTGAGGACATATGGGTCCTCAGAAACTCAGTCGCTG CTGGGGACAGGAACAGCGTGGGCAGTACGGGCAGTGTGGGAAGCACTCGCAGTGCCGGAAGCGGGCAGAGCACGGAGAGCAGCCACGCCCCCAACGGCGCGCAGCACGCCGCCGGAGCCGGCGACCTCAGCAAG CAGCTTCCCCctgtctgtgatcagatggtACAGAAGCTCAGCTCAGGATCTGACCCAGTCAAGCAACCCGACCCGCTTCAAG GTGGCTCACGGCGACAGAACCTGAACAGCCTGAGAGCTGTGGAGCAGGGCTTCACCCAGCAGTTTGTCCGTCCTGAGCAGCTCCTCGAGGGCAGG gaTGCAGAGGCCATCTACCAGTGGCTGAGTGAGTTTCAGTTGGAGCAGTACACAGGCAACTTCCTCAGCGCTGGCTACGACGTGCCCACCATCAGCCGCATGACGCCTGAG GACCTTACTGCCATCGGGGTGACCAAACCAGGCCATCGCAAGAAGATCTCCATAGAGATCGGAAACCTGAGCATCCCAGAGTGGCTGCCGGACTACATGCCG TCGGACCTCACTGAGTGGCTCAGCGCCATCGGGCTGCCTCAGTACCACAAGAAGCTGTCAGAGAATGGCTATGACTCCATCAGCATCGTGAAGGACATCACCTGGGAGGACTTGCAGGAGATTGGCATCACCAAGCTGG GCCACCAGAAGAAGATAATGCTGGCAGTGAAGAGGCTGTCTGACATCCAGAAAGCCCACAGCCAGGCAGAGGCGGGCCAGGGAACGCTGCGCCGGAAGCTGCCCGCTGCGCTGGACTTGGTGGCCATTGAGTCCCTGGAGAGCGGGGAGTGTCCCTCACCCCACACGCCCAAGATGCTGACTTTCCAGGACAGCGAGCTGAGTGCCGAGCTGCAGAGCGCCATGTGCGGCTCCTACAGCGGCTGTCAGGACGGATTAGCCATGCGGAGCGTGGCGGCCATGTCCGTCAGCCAGGAGAGCATCGGCACGCGCTCGCGGGGCTCGGGACACTCCCAGGAGCCACCGGCCTCGGGGGCCACACGCAGCCGCTCTCAGGAGAGCCTGGGCAGTGGGGACAGCGGGGGCAGCCGCTCGAATGGCAGCCCGGGGAAGGAGCGCAACATTCCTGAAGGCCGGGACCAGCGGCAGGCCCTGCAGCCCAAGATGGAGCTTTTTCAGCAGACCGCCCCCAGTGCGACGCCTCCCCACACCCCCAGCAAGGCGCCGGGGTTCATATACCCATCCATACCGGCGAAGCCCATGTCCGGCGGCTCTTTGGCCCTGGCTTACCAGGGCACCTCCCAGGGCCCCACTGCTAAGAAGGCCTTCAGCTACCTGCAGTCCCACTGTGGCAGCTCTGACGCACCGGGGGCACCCAGGCTGCCAGTGAACGGTGACTCCCTGAGGCCCAAGAAGCGCACCCAGAGCCTGACGCGCTACGCGCTGTCGGACGGCGAGCCCGATGACGATGAGCTGCCGGCTACGCCCTCGGGGACCCTAGCATCCTACGCCACCCTGACACGGCGGCCGGGCCGCAGCCAGCTAGCCCGCCTGCACTCCACCCCAGAGGGCACCGTCGGCCGCAGTCAGTCGTTTGCCATCCGAGCGCGGCGGAAGGGACCTCCCCCACCTCCGCCGAAACGACTGAGCTCGGTGAGTGGCGGGACCAGCTCTGAAACGCCCGCAGCAGTGCCCTCCAGTGGAGTGGAGGTGGATAGTGCAGGCAGCGTGAAAAGCATATCGGCCATGCTGGACCCCACGGGTTCCCGTGTGGGAACAACCCCGGTGCCCTGCAGACTGGACAAGCCAGGGCCAACAAAGGAACTCGCGGCTACCCCGAAACCTGCCTCCCCGGTGCCGCCTCCAAAGCCAGCGCTACCAGCAGAGCTGAGGGAGCCAGCAGGAGGCCGGAGGCGGACGGTGAGCGAGCCGGCAGCGTGTGAGACCAACGAGGGCAGGGCCGACAGCGGCGTGCACTCCGACATGGAGGAGGACAGCAGGGTTGGGCCGGACATGGAGAGCTCCTCATCGCCTCAGCACAGCTCCAGCGAGTGCATCCCCTTTGCTGAGGAGGGCAACCTCACCATCAAGCAGCGGCCCAAGACCGGTGGGCCCCTGAAGCCGGATTCCACTAGTAAAGATCCTGAGAAGGCCCAGGTGGTCAAGACCCCCGACGTCCCCGAGTTCAATCTGAAGGAGTCGGACACGGTCAAGCGGCGCCATAAGGCCAAAGACAAGGATCCCCCAAAGGAGgaggcgccacctgctggccagccTAGCGGGGCACATCCAGAGAGTGACGACGCGGTCAGCCGGAGGATCGCCGAGATCGAGAAGAGCCTTCTCAGCTTAGAGAAGGGGAGTTCGGCTGGACGGCCGGAAAAGCCCCCCCTCTCCCCGAAACCCGCCAGTCCTGAGAAACCCCCTTCTGTGCCTCTTCAGGTCCCTGCGTCACCCTCAG CTCGAGTCCCCAATGTGACCCTCAGCGTGGTGCAGAGCGTGGCCTTCGTGGCCTCCTCACCTGAGCCCGGCCTTTCCCACCTGCTGAGCCCTCACGACTCGGCCCCGGTGACAGGGAGGGTGGGTGTGTCTCTGGGCCGGCAGCCGGGCCCGACCTCCAGCACGGTGGTGGTGAAGCGCCTGGAGCAGACCAGCAGCTCCCTGGAAGCGGCACTGAAGGCCGTAGAGAGGAAGCTGACACTAGAGGGCAGCACTGACAG TTCTGCCAGCATGGCGAAGTCCGCTGGAAACATCCTGGATGACATTGGGAACATGTTTGACGACCTGGCTGACCAGCTGGATGCCATGCTGGACTGA